One genomic window of Notamacropus eugenii isolate mMacEug1 chromosome 6, mMacEug1.pri_v2, whole genome shotgun sequence includes the following:
- the LOC140511489 gene encoding olfactory receptor 5D18-like isoform X1, with the protein MVNEDRNQSAAVIFILLGFSDYPDLQVPLFLLFLVIYVTTVLGNLGMIMIIRINPRLHTPMYFFLSHLSFVDFCYSTGVTPKLLQNLIVEDKKISFGSCITQYFFAATSVLTEAFLLAVMAYDRFVAICDPLLYMVTMSRKRCTLLVTGAYVWGITSSLIFTYSLIRLSFCGTNIINNFLCEYSVILSASCSDRHLSEMILFILANFNVLSTLIIILTSYTFIFVTIIKMQSVRGRKKAFSTCASHLTVISIFYGTLLFLYCVPSSKVSWFIVKVTSVFYTVIIPMLNPLIYSLRNKDVKETVRKLIDTKIFSF; encoded by the coding sequence ATGGTGAATGAAGACCGAAATCAGAGTGCTGCAGTCATATTCATCCTTTTAGGATTCTCTGACTACCCAGATCTCCAAgttcccctcttccttctattTCTGGTCATCTATGTGACCACAGTACTGGGAAATTTGGGCATGATTATGATCATCAGGATCAACCCCAGACTCCACACTCCCATGTATTTTTTCCTCAGTCACTTATCTTTTGTGGATTTCTGTTACTCTACTGGAGTTACACCCAAGCTCTTACAAAACCTAATTGTGGAAGACAAAAAGATTTCTTTTGGAAGCTGCATCACACAGTACTTTTTTGCTGCTACCAGTGTGTTGACAGAAGCTTTCTTGTTGGCAGTAATGGCCTATGACCGTTTTGTGGCCATATGTGATCCTCTTCTATATATGGTTACAATGTCCCGGAAACGATGCACCCTGCTGGTGACTGGGGCATATGTCTGGGGAATAACATCTTCTCTCATATTTACCTACTCTCTCATTAGATTATCTTTTTGTGGTACTAACATCATTAATAATTTTCTCTGTGAGTATTCCGTCATCCTTTCTGCCTCCTGTTCAGACAGACACTTAAGTGAAATGATTCTTTTCATCCTTGCTAATTTTAATGTCCTGAGCACGCTTATAATCATCCTTACATcctatacttttatttttgtcaccATCATAAAAATGCAGTCAgtaagggggaggaagaaagccTTCTCCACCTGTGCTTCTCACCTAACTGTTATATCCATCTTCTATGGgacccttctctttctctattgtgTTCCCAGTTCTAAAGTCTCATGGTTCATAGTCAAGGTGACTTCTGTTTTTTACACAGTGATCATTCCCATGTTGAACCCCCTAATATACAGTCTTAGGAACAAAGATGTGAAAGAAACTGTCAGGAAACTAATAGacaccaaaatattttctttctaa
- the LOC140511489 gene encoding olfactory receptor 5D18-like isoform X2, with product MMLTYRNQSAAVIFILLGFSDYPDLQVPLFLLFLVIYVTTVLGNLGMIMIIRINPRLHTPMYFFLSHLSFVDFCYSTGVTPKLLQNLIVEDKKISFGSCITQYFFAATSVLTEAFLLAVMAYDRFVAICDPLLYMVTMSRKRCTLLVTGAYVWGITSSLIFTYSLIRLSFCGTNIINNFLCEYSVILSASCSDRHLSEMILFILANFNVLSTLIIILTSYTFIFVTIIKMQSVRGRKKAFSTCASHLTVISIFYGTLLFLYCVPSSKVSWFIVKVTSVFYTVIIPMLNPLIYSLRNKDVKETVRKLIDTKIFSF from the exons ATGATGTTGACCT ACCGAAATCAGAGTGCTGCAGTCATATTCATCCTTTTAGGATTCTCTGACTACCCAGATCTCCAAgttcccctcttccttctattTCTGGTCATCTATGTGACCACAGTACTGGGAAATTTGGGCATGATTATGATCATCAGGATCAACCCCAGACTCCACACTCCCATGTATTTTTTCCTCAGTCACTTATCTTTTGTGGATTTCTGTTACTCTACTGGAGTTACACCCAAGCTCTTACAAAACCTAATTGTGGAAGACAAAAAGATTTCTTTTGGAAGCTGCATCACACAGTACTTTTTTGCTGCTACCAGTGTGTTGACAGAAGCTTTCTTGTTGGCAGTAATGGCCTATGACCGTTTTGTGGCCATATGTGATCCTCTTCTATATATGGTTACAATGTCCCGGAAACGATGCACCCTGCTGGTGACTGGGGCATATGTCTGGGGAATAACATCTTCTCTCATATTTACCTACTCTCTCATTAGATTATCTTTTTGTGGTACTAACATCATTAATAATTTTCTCTGTGAGTATTCCGTCATCCTTTCTGCCTCCTGTTCAGACAGACACTTAAGTGAAATGATTCTTTTCATCCTTGCTAATTTTAATGTCCTGAGCACGCTTATAATCATCCTTACATcctatacttttatttttgtcaccATCATAAAAATGCAGTCAgtaagggggaggaagaaagccTTCTCCACCTGTGCTTCTCACCTAACTGTTATATCCATCTTCTATGGgacccttctctttctctattgtgTTCCCAGTTCTAAAGTCTCATGGTTCATAGTCAAGGTGACTTCTGTTTTTTACACAGTGATCATTCCCATGTTGAACCCCCTAATATACAGTCTTAGGAACAAAGATGTGAAAGAAACTGTCAGGAAACTAATAGacaccaaaatattttctttctaa